The DNA sequence ATCTGCATCAGCCCGAGCGCGCCGACCGACGAGCGCGCGAAGTTGTAGTAGCCGCTCTCCGTGTGGATCACGGCGAGGACCAGGGAAGGCTCGATGCCGTTTCGCTTCGCTTCGCGAACCAGGGCCGCGGCGGTGCGGCGCACCTCGAAGGGCGCAAGCCCCGTCATGTGACGCGCGAGCAGGGCCTCGATCTCGTCGGCGGCATCCCGGGAAGCCGGCTCGGCCGAGGCGGACACTGCCGGCAGCTCCGGCGCTCGCACGCTCGGCGCTCGCATCGCGCAGGACAGGCCCCCGGCGAGGCTGAAGCTGATCACGAGTGCAGCGAGTCGGTTCATCGCCCTAGCTCCACGACAGCGGGATGTCGATGGCCTGGATCACCTCGAGGTTGTTCAGCGCCGCCCAGCCCGGGAGCAGCGAGAGAACCACGAGTAGCGCGAGCTTGATCCGCGGCGGGATGCGCTTCGTCACGACCAGGAACGCGATCGCGAGCGCCGAGATCACCATCTCGAGCACGAGCCCTTCCTCGAGCCCGATCGCCGCGAAGAGCCAGGCGGCGGCCGGGTTGGCCTCGGTCACCTCGAAGCCCGGCACCGGCGCGCGCAGACACAGGAACGTGGTGGCGTTGTCCGCCAGGTTCAGGAGGACCGCGAGGACCCCCAGGAAAATCCGCATCGACGCCTCCACGCGAGTCGGTCTCGCCGGGCGGAGGTCGGTACAAGTTTCATGCCGCGAAAGCCGCCGGATGCGGCAACGCGTGGGATTCCGCGCGCATCCGCGCCGGGGCTGCGCGCGCAGGCGCGCGCAGCGTCTTCACGGTGGCGTGGAAGCTGGCTTCCCAACCACGGCAATCGGGGGGGCGGATGGCTCCGCGATGGCGGAGCGGGGCGCTCAGCCCTTCGCGCGACCCTTCCCCATCAGCAGCCAGTCGAGCGAGATCCCCTCGCGCACGGCCAGCGTGATCAGGAAGTCCGCGTGGGGGGTGGTGCCGCTCTCGTATCGGTTCACGTTCTGCTGGAACACGCCGAGCTCGCGTGCGAAGGAGCGCTG is a window from the Deltaproteobacteria bacterium genome containing:
- a CDS encoding lytic transglycosylase domain-containing protein, which gives rise to MNRLAALVISFSLAGGLSCAMRAPSVRAPELPAVSASAEPASRDAADEIEALLARHMTGLAPFEVRRTAAALVREAKRNGIEPSLVLAVIHTESGYYNFARSSVGALGLMQIMPATGEMLAREAGIRWTGPELLFDPELNLRLGTRYLAILRARYGDWTRALAAYNWGPGEIDRRLAVGEILPDKYANRVYAP